The DNA window TTGGTTAGAGTACCGGCCTGTCACGCCGGGGGTCGCGGGTTCGAGCCCCGTCAACCGCGCCACCGCCTTCCTGTTTGTCCTGCGCGATGCGCGGTTGTAGCTCAGTTGGTTAGAGTACCGGCCTGTCACGCCGGGGGTCGCGGGTTCGAGCCCCGTCAACCGCGCCACTTATTCCTGAAATTGAAAATATTGCCGCCCGGCCAGAGGGCAGGGCGCTCCCGCCCGTCTTTGGCGGCCTGGCGGTCGCCGCATCCCGTTGGGCCCGGCGCCGCGCTGTGGCGCGGCGCGCCCGGATATCCGGGCGCTGGCAGCGCGCTTCGGGGGAGCGTGTCAGGCAGAGGGGCTCGGGGGAGGCTCCGGCCGCATTTCGGGACGGCCGGAGCGATGGTGTCAGGTGCAAGGATCAGACCCGGGGATCTGGCCCGGAGGTCAGGTCTGCGGATCAGGCAGACAGGGCCGCGAGGATGCGGGCCCAGCTGCGGATGCCCTTGTGGAAGCTCTCGAGGTCGTATTTCTCGTTCGGCGAGTGGATCGCGTCATCGTCCTTGCCGAAGCCGATCAGCATCGAGTCCATGTCGAGCAGCGTCCGGAAATAGCCCGCCACCGGGATCGAGCCGCCCGAGCCGACGAAGGCGGCGGGATGAGGCCATTCGTCCGAGAGGGCCTGGCGCGCCTTCTCGAAGGCCGGGTCGCTGATCGACATCTGCGAGGCGGGCGAGGCGCCATGCGGCGCGAATTCGACCGAGCAGTCGGGCGGCAGCAGGCCGCGCACCATCTCGCGGAACGATTCGCGGATCCGGACCGGGTCCTGGCTGCCGACGAGGCGGAAGCTGATCTTGGCCGAGGCCTTCGAGGGCAGCACGGTCTTGAAGCCCGCGCCCTCATAGCCGCCGGAGATGCCGTTGATCTCGCAGGTCGGGCGCGACCAGAGCATCTCGAGCACCGAGCGGCCTTCTTCGCCCGCAGGCACCGACAGCCCGACCTCGCCCAGGAACTGCGCCGGATCGAAACCGGTCGCCTGCCATTGTGCCAGGATCTCCTCGGGCATCTCGGGCACGCCCTCGTAGAAGCCGGGCACCGTCACCCGCCCGGTCTCGTCATGCAGCGCGGCAATGATCCGGGACAGCACCCGGATCGGGTTGATCGCCGGGCCGCCATACATGCCCGAATGCAGGTCCTTGTCGGGGCCGGTGATGGTGATCTCCTCGCCGACGAGTCCGCGCAGCATGGTAACGATGGCGGGCGTCGCATCGCCCAGCATGCCGGTATCGCATATCAGCGCGAGATCGGCCTTCAGCATCTCGGCATTCTCCCTGAGGAAGGGCACCATCGAGGGCGAGCCCGATTCCTCTTCGCCTTCGAGGAACATCGTGATCCGGGCGGGCAGGCTGCCATGCACCGCCTTCCAGGCGCGGCAGGCCTCGACGAAGGTCATCAGCTGGCCCTTGTCATCGCCCGCGCCGCGGGCGCGGATCACCTTGCCCTTCGGCGTCTCCTCGATCGCCGGATCGAACGGATCGCGTGCCCAGAGCGACAGCGGATCGACCGGCTGCACGTCGTAATGACCGTAGAACAGCAGGCTGGGGCCGGTGTCGCCGCCCTTGCCGACGACCATCGGGTGCTTCGGGGTCGGGCAGGTGCGGGCCTCGAAGCCGATCGAGGCGAGGTCGCGCACCATCCAGTCGGCGGCCTCGCGGCAGGCCTCGGCATGCGCCGGGTCGGTCGAGATCGAGGGGATGCGTAGCAGCGCCATCAGACGGTCGAGCGCCTGCGGCAGGTCGGCGTCGATGCGGGCGAGAACGGGGTCGAGACTCATCGCTATATCCTTCCGGTGCGGGGGGTGCGCGGACCCTATCAGGCGGGCCGGGACTGTCCAGAGGGCTGGACAGAGGGCTGGACAGAGGCCTGTCCGGAGGCCAGAGCGAAGGGCTGGAACAGCGCCGCGCGCCGGTCTAGGGTCCCGGAAGATCAAGCGACAGGAGGACGATATGCTGCGGAGCAACGGGCTCGCGAAGTCGAATGCCAATCGGAAGATGCGGGTCGCGACAGGGGCGCGTCCGGGGCCTGCGCTGCCGCTCGGGGAGGGGCCGGGCCCGGTACTGGGGGCCGCACTGGGGCCCGCACTGGGGCTGGTACTGGGGCTGGGGGCTGCGGCGGCGGTCTCGGCCGCGCCGGTCGATGGCAAGGGCGCGCGCAAGCTTCTGTTCAAGCCCGAGGGGGCCGAAGTCGTGGTGGTCGATCTGCCCTTCCTGTCGGAGAATGACCGCAAGACCCTCGCCGTCGTCGGGGCACAGCAGCCCTATTACGGTGCCATCGCGGTCGCGCCGACCGAGGGCCTGCGGTCCAAAGCCACCCTGGCGGCGGCCAATTACCACGATGTAGACGCGGCTCGTGTCGCCGCGCTCAGGGGCTGTGACGCGGCGCGCAAGCCCCGGGGAGAGCCCTGCGTGATCGCCGCCGAGATCCGGCCGAAGGGCTGGGAACCGCGCGGATTGCAGCTGTCGGCGGATGCCACCGAAGGGCTGGGCCGCGAATACGGACGCCGCGGCGGTCCGCGCGCGATGGCGATCTCGCCATCGACGGGGCGCTGGGCGGTGAGCAAGGGGCAGGGGGCTGCGTCCGACGCGCTGTCGGCCTGTGCCGAGCAATCCGGCGCCACGGATTGCCGGATCGCGGTCGAGGACCGCTGAGGCGCCGGGGCCTGCGGCCGGGCCTTCCGGCCGCGCGGCGCGGGCCTGCGGCGTCATTTTACGCGCCGCGAACCGTGTCTATCCAAGCTTACAGTGTACCTGTCCATCTGAATTGACAGAAATCAATGTTCAAACCTCAAAACTGTCGCTAAGCTGACGGACGTATGCTGTGCGCAGACGCGCCTTGAGGCCGAATCGCGCCATATTGCTCTGGTACCGGTGGATCGCAGAAACCCTGTTTCCGATCGGAACGCCCGGCCCGGAGAAGATGGCGCAAAAGCAAGGATCGGCTGAAAATTGTGCAGCATCATGCTTCGATACCCGATGTTTTTCGCATATGAGAAACGGACGGGGAAACGGAAACGGCGCTACGCCCTGTCCCGGCCGGGACAGACGGAACGCCAAAGGGGTCGGTCGGTGACCCCGAAACGCAGAAGGATCCGGCGGGTTCCGCAGGGCGGACGTGACGGACATCTTCGAGGGCCTTGCGAGGCCGACACAAAAGGAGAGACCCGGTGGATTATACCGCTGCTTTGGACGCATCCATCAACCGGCTGCATGAAGAAGGACG is part of the Rhodovulum sp. MB263 genome and encodes:
- a CDS encoding M20/M25/M40 family metallo-hydrolase, translated to MSLDPVLARIDADLPQALDRLMALLRIPSISTDPAHAEACREAADWMVRDLASIGFEARTCPTPKHPMVVGKGGDTGPSLLFYGHYDVQPVDPLSLWARDPFDPAIEETPKGKVIRARGAGDDKGQLMTFVEACRAWKAVHGSLPARITMFLEGEEESGSPSMVPFLRENAEMLKADLALICDTGMLGDATPAIVTMLRGLVGEEITITGPDKDLHSGMYGGPAINPIRVLSRIIAALHDETGRVTVPGFYEGVPEMPEEILAQWQATGFDPAQFLGEVGLSVPAGEEGRSVLEMLWSRPTCEINGISGGYEGAGFKTVLPSKASAKISFRLVGSQDPVRIRESFREMVRGLLPPDCSVEFAPHGASPASQMSISDPAFEKARQALSDEWPHPAAFVGSGGSIPVAGYFRTLLDMDSMLIGFGKDDDAIHSPNEKYDLESFHKGIRSWARILAALSA
- a CDS encoding 5-aminolevulic acid synthase — its product is MLRSNGLAKSNANRKMRVATGARPGPALPLGEGPGPVLGAALGPALGLVLGLGAAAAVSAAPVDGKGARKLLFKPEGAEVVVVDLPFLSENDRKTLAVVGAQQPYYGAIAVAPTEGLRSKATLAAANYHDVDAARVAALRGCDAARKPRGEPCVIAAEIRPKGWEPRGLQLSADATEGLGREYGRRGGPRAMAISPSTGRWAVSKGQGAASDALSACAEQSGATDCRIAVEDR